The sequence TAGGCGGAGAGGATATGGACCCCAAAAACGTTGTCGATAATTACTCCGACTACGGCTCCGGCCAAGGTTCCTAATAGGATGGCTAATGCGATTTTGGCCGCTTTTCCGCCGTCCATAGGTCGTTTCGGGCTGGCAGATACCAATGTTCCAGGTTGGACCGAGGGGTCAATCCTTATTAGGTAGGATCATCTCGCAGTTACCTTCGAAGATCACTCCGTCCGCAATCTGCAGCTTGGCGGTTTTGATGTTTCCATTTACCTTTCCGCTCGGTAGCATTTCTAATCTTTGGGTGGCAATCACGTTGCCTGTGATCTCTCCTCCAACGATTACAGTTCCTGCCTTAATATTGGCTCTGACCTTGGCTCCCTCACTGACTAGTAGAAATCCTTCGGATTCTATTTCTCCTTGGAATTCGCCTGAAATTTCTAAGGGTTTTTTGAAATTCAAGATCCCTGAAAAATGGGTTTCTCTTCCTAAAACAGTGGAGATAGTCCCGAATTCGGTTACAGTGCGGCTGGGTTTAGATGCGGTTGCGGCTTTTTTTGACATGATACCAGATTATTTCGTTTTCATCTCGAAAACCCCATCCCAATCTTCTGGAGGAGGATTCGCGATAAATGCTTCGCAGCGTCCTATATATTTTTTAGAAGGCCCGTCGTTCGGAGTGATCTCGACAGCTTTTTTGAATAGCTCCCAAGCTTCCTTGAACTTTCTATTCTTGTACAGTGCGAGACCTTCGTCGTACAATTTCAGAGTTTGTTTCAGAGACTCGGTGACCATTTTAGCTCACTCCTTATAGAGAACGACAACTGCAGTGGAATAATTTTCCGCATGGCTGATGGACACGGAAACACCGCTATAGCCTTTCTCGAGGAACAATTCTTTCGATTTTCCGTGAAGTACCAATTCTTTTTTTCCGAATTCTTTCCCGAAAAGTTCGATTTCTCTCATATCTAGAATCACTTTATGCCCGGGTTCTATCGCCTTGATAAACGCTTCTTTTACACAAAATCTTCCGCTCAGATGAGGGACAGGATCTTTTCTCCCGGAGCAATACGCAATCTCAGTTTCTGAAAATACTCTTTTCAGAAATCTTTCTCCATGTTTATCGAGCAAACCTCTGATCCTGGAATTTTCTACTATATCATTCCCTACGGTGATCTTCATTCTTCCTCAGGCTCCGGCAGAGGTTCTTCCGAGCCCGGATCCGAGTTTCCGTCTCCCCCATCTTCCGTTCCAGTTCCGCCTGAACCTAGATCAGGACGAACCCTGTATAGGATGGAAATTCGATCTGGGAAAACTCCCTGGATCTCCACCGATTTTAAACTAGGTGCTTTTTCCAAACGGACTTTCGCGACCACTGGTTTACCATCCGGGAGGATCTTTTTAGCTTTGGGATCGTATTTATGAGAACAAACTACACTTGCATTCAAACCTTTGATGATCTGGATACTTCGTAATGGAGTTCTGGATTGTAGTTTTACGGAAACTTCCTGCTCTGAAAATTCAGCCTCCAGATTTTTATCCAGGTTCTGGCATTTTACAGGAACGCCTAGAACTATACTTTCTCCAGGAGTGGAAGAATCCGCTACGATATTCACTGTTACGGAAACTTCTTTTATATTGTCCCTAAATCTTAAACCTGCAGGAAGATCCGGAACCTTAAATTTCTGAGTGAATGTTTTGGTTTTATCCTTCAGGGAGATAGAAGGAAGACTAACCAACCTTCCCACCTTATCGAACTCGGATGGATTTCCCACAACGACTAGACTAGTAGGAGAGACGAAATGAGAAGACTTAATATAATCCTTAGGAGGATCTCCCTGGAATTTAGGCTCGAGCACCAGAGTCCTACTTACATTGGATTCTACAAGGATGCGAACCTTCTCCTTTCCTGGAATTTTAGAAATTCTTAAACCTGGAGTTGTCCCCCCAAAACGGACCACATTTACTATATTCTCCCCAGGATGAAGATCAGCAGGAGAAATATATGCTTTTAAGGAAGGAGTGTAGAAGTTTACGTAATCGCGGACACCTTCTACCTTAACGGGAAAAGTAGTGTCTGATCCCTTGGCGATGATAAGACCGCCGCTAAGCTTAGGATATTCTATTTTGATATTCACTTCTCTTACGAGAATTTTAGAATTTTGTAAATTGATATAGAATAATGTGGCAAGGATGATAGAGCCAAGCTTTGCTTGCCAGTTGTTCAGAAGAGCCTTAATCATTCGACTCCCCCGCTTCTTCCGATTCTAATCTTTTATCAGCGTTCGGATTTCCAGGTCCTGCTTTCTTTTCGTGAAGGATTGTATTCAAAAGATTTTTTAATTCGATCGGTTTAACCGGATGGATCATCTCCCCGTCATGACAGACTGAAATTTCTCCGGTTTCTTCGGAAGTTACTACGATGACTGCGTCGGATTCTTCCGCAATTCCGAGTGCCGCCCTATGTCTTGCTCCCATACGAGCATCGTCCAAATTTGTGGCCATCGGTAAGAATGCGCCCGCACATGCGATTCGGTTCTGCTCAATGATGACTGCGCCGTCATGAAGTGCGGTATTCTTTTTGAATATGGTAAGAAGAAGGCTCGTAGAAAGAATTGCATCCAATTGAACCGCTTGTTCGGCGATATCTTTGAGACTATGTTCCCGTACGATCGCAATCAAAGACCCGGTTTTGTTTTTAGCCATGATCTTGGATGCTTCTACAATCTCATCCAGGTCGGTGGCAGTTTTTAAAAGGAAAGGACGGAATAATCGGAGCCTAGCCATATCACCTGTGATCTTACGGAGTTCCGGCTGCAAAAGAACTATGATCGCGAACACAAGAGCAGGACGAATATTATCTATGATCCAATCCAAAAGTTCAAAATTCAAAGTTTGGGCAAAGATCCCGAGCACCCAGATCAAACCGATGCCCAAAAGAAGTTGAACCCCTCTTGTTCTACGGATGGTGGAATAAAATTGATAAATTAAAAAACTAACGATCAGGATATCCAAGATCATCACGATCCCGAACTTATCACTTTGGAATAAACTGATGTTTTTTAAAAAATCCATTCCAAGAACCTTATAATCCTAATACGGAAAACATATCATAGAGGCCTTTTTCTCTTCCGACTAGAAATTCGGCGGCTTTTACGGAACCAACTGCAAATGTTTTTCGATCTTGAGCCTTATGAGAAATTTCCACCCTTTCTTCCGGAGTGAAAAAATAAACAGTATGATCTCCGATCACTTCTCCCGCTCTAAGAGTATGGATGGCGATTTCTTTAGGATCTCTTTCGGGAAGAATTCCATGGCGACCATGTACAATATTTGACTCTGTCCTGGATAGAGTTTCTAAAAGGATTACTTTTAGTTTTTCTGCAGTTCCGGAAGGAGCATCTTTTTTATGACGATGATGAATATCTTGGATCTCGATATCCGCAAGATCTCCCATTACTTTTGCGGCGATCTCGGTTAGTTTAAAAAGAAGATTCACCCCGATGGACATATTAGGAGAATACACGATCGGAATACTTTTAGAAGTTTCTTTTAATAATTCCTTATGAGTTTCCGTAAGACCAGTTGTACCGACTACGACAGGTTTTTTTAATTCTTTGCAGGTAGATAGAACATCCGATAAAACTTCTCTAATAGAAAAATCGATTACAGTATCAGATTCGGAAATGGATTTAGAAAGATCGTCCGAAAACAAAATTTCATTTTGTTTGAGTCCAGAATGTAAACCGGAATCCAAACCTAGATAAACGGAACCTTTACCAACTACCGCAGCGGAAAGTTCCGAAACTTTAGATTGGGAAAGGACTTGGATAATAGCCTTCCCCATTCTTCCAGATGCACCAATGACTGCGACACGATTCTTGCGGGCCAAATCGAATTCCTTATTTATAACCTTTTGCTAAGAGATCGGAAACCGTTTTTTTCAAACGATCCGCTCCTGGACCTGCACTCAAAGAAGTCATAGGAAGACGTATTTCACTGGAGCAGAATCCGTTCCAACTCATCACGGCTTTGATCGGGATCGGATTGGTTTCTATAAACGCCAAAGCGAATAGTTCCAAGAAATCATAATGGATCTTTTGAGCAGTTCCGATATCCCCTTTTTGAAAAGATTCCACAAGTTTCACTAAACTTTCCGGGAATAGATTCGAGATTACGGATACTACACCTTTTCCGCCTAAGGAAAGAAGTGGAAGTGTCAGGTTATCATCTCCGGAAAGAACGGTCATCTTGTCTCCTACAAGAGAGATCAATTTGGACATTTGTCCTAAATCTCCCGTAGCTTCTTTCATAGATCTGATCTTAGGATGTTCAGAAAGACGAAGAACAGTTTCCGGTAATAAGTTCACGGAAGTTCTTCCTGGAATATTGTACAACATCACAGGCACGGAAGAATGATCCGCGATCTCTTTGAAGTGAAGATACAAACCCTCTTGGGTAGGCTTATTATAATACGGATTGACTTGGAGTATCCCATCCACTCCATCCTTGCAAGCGACCTCGGTTAATTCCACGGCTTCTCTAGTAGAGTTGGAGCCGGTTCCTGCCACGACTAAGATCCGCTTTTTTACATGTTTCACGGTTTCACGGATCAATTCCGCGTGTTCTTCATGGGAAAGTGTAGGAGATTCGCCTGTGGTACCGCAGGGCACCACTCCGCTTACCCTTGCTTGGATTTGTTTGTCCAAAAGAGAAAAATAGGACTCATAGTCTATTTTCCCATTTCGGAATGGGGTAATAATGGCAGTAAATACGCCTTGAAACATAATATATAAATTCCTGATCCCTGGGCGATTTGGCAACCCCTTTAATAGTGATTCCTTACCTGATCCATTCTCCAACTGAGATAAATCAACACTCCCATTTCCAAAAACCCGGACCAAACGAATGTGGGAGGAATTCCGATCCGATCGGAGAAAAATCCGGATAAAATTCCGGAGAATGCAGGCACTAATAGAAAGACCAGACTATAGAGAGAAAGTATCCTTCCTCTGATATGATTTTCAGTATTTTGTTGGATGCCTGCAGGAATGAGAGTGATGATCACACCTGTCATAAATCCGAACACGAAAAAACAAATCACAGTTAGCACCAGACTTTCCGCGAGAAAGGGGATCAAAGAAAATAGCAAACAACTGAAGAGTGCAGATCCGAAAAGAATATGCCCCTTCTTCTTTAAGCCATGAAGAAGAAATGTAACTCCTCCTCCGATCACAAGTCCGATCCCAAGAGAAGAAAGTAAGGCTCCTCTCATCGACTCACCTAATCCCATGATTTCTTTGACATATTTAGGAAGAAGGACCTGGACAGGACCGACTAAAAGAACCACTGCACCCATAAGCAAAAGGAACTGAGATACCAACGGCGAATTTTTTAGATAGGCGATCAACTCGGAGATCCCAGGCCCTGAAGAAGTTTGGTTTCTTTCTCTCATCTGCACCGGAATTAAAACCAAAAAGAAAACGCTTAGTACATAGGCAGAACCTATACTCATAAAAACATATTTAAAGGAGAAGTATTCCTTAAAATATCCGGCAACCAATGGAGCGAGGCCATAACCGAAAAGTACAAGAGTGTTCAGCCAAACGCTATGTTTTCCTATTTTAGAATGTTCTAATAGATCTCCCAAGATCGCAAATCTTCCTGGCATTACAAAGGAAAGTCCTATCCCGGAAAGAACGGAAGACACAAGAAGAAGGTACGGTTTTCCGGGAGAGATCCACCCTAAATGTAACGATAAAGCGGCAAATCCAGAACCTAAAGCCATGGAAATCTGAGCTGCAGCCAGAAGCCATTTTCTAGAATATTTATCCAGTAATCTTCCTGCGGTGAAACTTAAAAATAACAGAGGAAAACATACAAAGAAGAAAACCCAGCCGGAAAATGTATCCGAATCGGAAATACTTTGGGAAAGAATAATGGCGGTATAATTGAACATATTTCCCGCAAGTAGACCCAGGATAGAAGAGAGATAATAGAAAAGAATCACGTAAGAAGATTGCGAAAAATCAACTCACCCGGCAAGCGCAATTCATGGGCAAATCACTTAGATATGCGGAGGTAAAAAGATTGTTTTGTATATTTGTTTGGAATAAAAATCATTCAAATTTTCGATAACCAATTGTTATTCGAGAGATGAAGTTATGCAAAATTGCGATCCCCTTCTTCTCCTTCATATTTTTAGCTTGCGGAGAAGAACCGAAGGATAATCCAAATTCATTCCTTTTTCCTTTATTACAAAATATTGACACAACAATCGGAACAAATCTTGCCCAAGTTAGCTTCGATACATTTTCCGCAGACAACCAATTGATCACCTCTTGCGATGTAGATAATTCTTTCGGACAAGGTATTACTGTGGACCTTCCGGACATATTTCCTCCCAACTACGTGGTAAAAATAGAAACCGTCCCCTCCTCCTCTCCTTTTACATTTCCAGTGAATGGGGACTTGGATCTTTATTTGGGCTCTTCTCACAAACCGGACGATCCTACAAACTGTACGCTAACTAGAACCTCCAACACAGTCTTCAGATATTCCGCAACACTATCGCCTAACTGCACTGTGTTGGGCCACACTCTCAGCCGTCTGGAGATTGACTGTATACCAAACTAAGCCTGCTTGCAAATATTAACCAGAGCCCTTAAGTAGCAGAACCAATAAACGAACAGTGTTTAAGATCATATAGACTGCCATCCGGTCACTCATTCGAGGGATAAAATAGTATATTATAAAAATTTAATTATATATCAAACATTAAATTTTAACAGTGTTCAGTGAGAGGACGCTCATTGTAATATTACGAATGTTCAATATAGATAAAAATATTTTATAAGCAAAATATAATTGGAAGTGACTTCGAAATTCCGGCTCTCATGCTTTGTCTCGAAGAGAATATAGAAATCTCCTTCAATAGAGAGTGGAGTTAATTTAAAAATGAACATTCGAAACTTTTGGAAAATCCTAAGCGGGACTTTCCTAATCGTGGGAGCTTCTACGCTTTCGGCACAAAGCCAGGCACAGATGTTTTCCAGACCCGGAGTAATCGGTGACTCCTTAAGCCATGGTTTTTATGGCGCAACCGTAGAAGAAAAAACTCAGAACTGGGCTTATCCGGTTTTAGTTTCTAAACAAGCTGGTTCGAACGTTTCGTATAACGTGCTAAAGGGACCTTACTTGAATTTTGAAGACGTGCTCAAAGGTGATTGTGGGGTATTCTGCATCGCTGCTTCCATTATTGGAGGGAACGGATCTACTGTTGGACTTCCAACACATGCAGGGATCACCGGTGCGGATTACACTACGGTTTTACAAACTTCCGGTCAGTGTGAGAATATTAATGCAACTACTTGGGCCAAAGACTGGTATTGGGAAACTTGGTACTGGTACACGTACCGTTGGGTGCAAGTTCCTGATTGTCAATCTCCTGATAAATTCCATCAATTCGGTTTAAGAAGTTCCGGAACCCAAATGCAAGTAATGCAGGCTGTTAAGCCTAGTTTCTTGTTCGGGACTGCTGCTGCGAACCATGTTCTTTGTACTGCGCTGAGCACTTCTACAGATTGTTTAGACCAAGCAAGATTTTTGAGAGATATTCGTTCTACCATGTCCAAAATGGCTGCAATCGGATCCATCAAAGGTGGAGTTCTATTCACTGTACCAAATGTGACTTCTATAGCGTTTTTGGAAAACTATAACGATCCGCAAGGAAGAGTAAACTATTCCGGTTTAAAAGCATTCTTCCGTTCTTCAGTTTCAGATCCTTCTCAAGTTTTGGATAAGAACGAAGTGAGCACTATCACAAACTTCTTAACTTCTATAAACAACGAGGTAAAAGCGCAGGCAGTGGCCATGGGATTTGCATTAGCAGATCTTAAAGTTCTTTTCGACGATCTAAAAGAAAACGGCCGTTTGATCAAAAGTCCTTCTGGTTATAGCCCAGGTTATGCAAAAGCTAACTGGCCTCTTCCTGGTCAGCCTGGTATTTTCGGCCTAGACGGCGTACATCCTAATATGTACGGTCATGCGGTTTTTGCGAACGAGCTGATTAAAGCAATCAATTCCAAATACGGTTATTCTATTCCGCAAGTAAGTGAATATACCGCTTGGTATTACGATTCCTTAAACCGTAACCCGGTTGACTTGAAAAAATTCCTGACAGACACTTTGTTCGGTCAGTTCATTTCTTGGGTCATCGGAATTTTCGTATAAGAACCTTTCCTAAAACATTCCTCGCTCGGTCCAGAGAGGGGAATGTTTTAAATTCAATTTTTCTAATTTAAATTTCTTTTTATCATAATGCAATTTTTTCGTTCTTATTGGCCCTGGATATCAGGCGCAGTTATCCTTATTATTTGTATTTTATTTATCTTTTGGCCGGAGAGAAAAACGAATTCTCCCAGTCTAGGAGAAGAAGCCTCCGAGGTAGTTGATCGAAAATACGGCAGCGGCACCTTAGAATTTCCGGATGCCCCTCATCCTTTCGAAGAAGATCCTGATTTAGAAGGCCCTGCTAAAAAACTTTGGCCCGCGGCTTTCAAAGAAAAAAAATCGGAAGAAGAAAGAGAAAAGATCAGAGAAGAATGGATCGATTTTGCAGCAAGATACCCGCGCAATATTTACATTCCGAGAGAATTTCGTCCTCAGCTTACTTCTGAAGATGAAAAAAAGGCAAGAGAACAGCTCGACAAGGTCACTTCGGCCGAGTCAAAGTTCGCCCTAGCAAGAAATGCAGGCAAATTTGCCGATCCAGGGTCAATGCCTACCCGTCCGAACGATCCAAATGTAACTCCAGAGGAACAAAAGGCTTACTTTTCCTATAAAATTTCAGAATTAGAGTCCAGGATACAGCTGGTCCAATATGCGATCCAGCAAGGTAGAATGGATACTTCTCAGATTCCGCAAGCAAATTCTGATATTATATCTTGGCAGAAGGAATTAGAGCAGTTAAAACAAGTTTCCGGATCGGTACCCAGATAATATTTATGAAGTTCAAAGTATATTCTGTTTCTATGATATTTAATTTATTAATCCCGACCATAATTTGCGGCGCTGTCGTATTTAGTTTAACTTTAGGATGTTTCGGTCCTCCTCGTCCAGATCTTTTGCCCGAAATCCAGGAAGAAGAAATACCTAGTTTAGAACAATTAGTATCCGATCTGAAAAGCCAAAATCCAAGAATGAGATCCCAAGCGATTTTGGAATTAGCATCAAGAAACGAAAGGAAGTTTATTCCCTTGGCTCGAGAATGGATGAGATCTTCAGAAGATATCACAAGAGGTCCAGCAATCCTGGCATTAGGAATTTGGAAGGATAAATCTTCTCTTTCTGAAATATTAAACTTTTTAGATCCTAAATCAGGTGTCGATCTAGGAACTATTTTGGAATCCATTGCAAGAATGGAAGATCCCCAGGCTGGTAACCGTGTAGCTTCCCTTTTAAACCATGAAGATGCAAGCATCCGATTATTGGCAGTAGACACCTTGGTCCGTATCAATGCGAGGCAATCGGGAAAAATCATTTTAGCTTCTGCTAAATCTAATAAGGATTCCGACAAAGCCAAAACATTTGCAATGGCTTTAGGAAAATTAAATATTCCCGAATCAGAAGAGTATCTTGTAGATCTTGCATCCCATTCAGAGCCCGGTCCTACTTTGGCGGCAACGTATCTCGCCTTAGGAAAGGTTCAAAGTAAAAAATCTGTTCCACTTTTAGTAAAAGCTTTACAGGCGGATTTTGATAAGGGAAGGGAAAACTCTTCTATTGCTCTTATAGAGATTAAGGATCCAAAAACTTTATCTTTAGTCCTTCCTATTTTAGAAGACCGAGACAGAGAGATCAGATACAGGGCAGCTGATGTTCTGATCGGGGTGACAGATCCTAGTTTTTCTCCTCGTATTTTAGAAGTTTTGATCAAGGGTAAAGTTTTAGCAAAAGCCCCTGCATCCCATGTTTTAGGTCGTATTAAATTTTACAAGGCAAGAGAAGAGATAGAAAAGACATTATTAGATCCTAATATTCCAGATAGGGAAATTATCGCTCAATCCTTAGGTTATCTAGGAGATAAAAAAAGTATTCCGGTTCTTGCTAAAGTCCTAAAAGAAGATCAAACTGAGGCAAAATATGGAGCCGTCTGGGCGTTGGGTGCAATAGGCTCGGAAGAAGTCCTTCCTTATGTCGAAGAAGCTTGTACGTCTAAGGACCAAAAACTTGCAAAGATCGCTTCCGAAAGTTTAGGGATGATCGCTTCTCCCAAATCATTATCTCTTTTAGATAAGAAAACGGAAGATTTTCCCGATTTAGCTCCAATCACTCTGTCCGCAATCACCTCTATTCAAGGAGAGGAATCCCGTAAAATTTTGGAAAAATATGCAGAAAGTGAGAATATAAATCTTCACCAAGTTGCCGTTTCTCAATTGGGAGCTAAAAAGGATCCTGCGAGTGTGCCGACCTTAATCAAGTTATTGCAAGAAAATACACCTTCTCGAAATAGAAAGTTGATCATTTCCGCATTAAAATCGATCACTGGTTTAAAATTTACTTCCAAAAACGAATGGGTTAACTGGTATATATTAAATTTTTCTAAAAAACATCCGTAAGTTTCAAAAGGATTGGATGATTCGGATCTATCGCCAACGCTCTTTCTGCGAATTTTCTGGCTTCATCCGTTTGGCTTAAGTTTTTATAAATGTCCGCTAAGTTAATCAGGTTATTCAGGTAACTCTGGTCCAATTTGTACGCGAGTTTTCCGAAATATTCCGCCTTCTGAAAATCCTTATTCAATTTACTGGAATAAGATGCGTAATATTGAGACTCCAATCTGTTCGGGTTTAAATTTGCAGCTCTTTCAAACGCCTTAGAAGCAGAAGAAAAATCTTTGAGCTTTAGATAGGATTTTCCAAGTAGAATAAAAAATTCTTCCCTATCCGAAAAGATTGTTTTGTATCCATTCAAATATTCGATAAGGGAAGAATAGGACTTGTTCTTATAGAGTATCTTTGCCTTTTCTAATACTTCAACGAGAGGGGTTTCGTTTTTTAACTGCGGATCTACAAGATACTCTAATCTCAAGAGAGTAAAATCGTCCGTCAATTCTCCGAATTTAAGGGTATTCTCGTATATGCCCCTTAAATCTCCATTAGATTCTTCTACGGTTCTTAAAAATTTAGTTTCGTCCTCATTTACGATTCTTCCCCTTTCGTCACTTCCTATCAAAACATCATCCTTACCGTCCGATCCCAATATTAGTACATCATACTTCTTTAATTGGAAAAACTTTACGAAAAAATTCTCTTCATTTCCTGGAATACCTATCTTGCGTAAGGTAAGTTCGTTCTCCAAAAACCCTGCGGACCCGTCTCTATATAATATAGGCCAAGGATGTTCTGCGTTGATATAATACAACGCCCCAGTGCTTTCATTTAACAAACCGATCACTACGGAAATATACATCGATCCATCAAAAGATTCAAAAATACTTTGAAGTTCCAAAAAGGATTCCTTCAGCCAAGATTCAGGAGGTCTTGAATGCCCTCCGTTTCGATTCGTCCTGGTTAGTAAGGACTGGAAAACTGTTCCCATCACGAGGGCCCCACCCGCGCCTTGGATAGATTTGCCCATTGCATCTCCATTTACAAAGACTGTGTATTTTTCTCCCTGGATAAAAATATGTCCGGAGATACTAATATCTCCTCCGATCTCGTAATTTTTCTCTTTAAATAAAATGGATTTTTTCTGCTTCGAAAAGAAATCTATCTTCAAAGAAGGACTGGAAGTATTGTTCGTAAACAATGGACGAATCAGTAGAGAAGTTAAGAAATAATCTCCGTCCTGTTGGTTTTTTAGTTTATTTACATTCGCCAAGGACTCGTTTAATTCTTGGGTCCTCTCCTCTAC is a genomic window of Leptospira neocaledonica containing:
- the dapB gene encoding 4-hydroxy-tetrahydrodipicolinate reductase — protein: MARKNRVAVIGASGRMGKAIIQVLSQSKVSELSAAVVGKGSVYLGLDSGLHSGLKQNEILFSDDLSKSISESDTVIDFSIREVLSDVLSTCKELKKPVVVGTTGLTETHKELLKETSKSIPIVYSPNMSIGVNLLFKLTEIAAKVMGDLADIEIQDIHHRHKKDAPSGTAEKLKVILLETLSRTESNIVHGRHGILPERDPKEIAIHTLRAGEVIGDHTVYFFTPEERVEISHKAQDRKTFAVGSVKAAEFLVGREKGLYDMFSVLGL
- a CDS encoding SpoIIE family protein phosphatase; protein product: MQIRSAIVLLSILFFPNFLLSEEIQKIGSFDTIVSLNSTESHTWEITEEILDPRQFSISYLSGEDPGIKTNPYKAPGVYRVSQESAHKVYIIKKFIAPDTWKAAGISVRLGTLTDKDKTYLNGKLIGETGDMNSSEPQAYDKIRIYSIPPGLIRSGKVNILVLEVKKYFHPEAGIEQDRTEIGDTRLVQGDYYRTEYTKIALLMIYLTVGGYFLFLFVRRRTDTENLYFGLFTIFLVIYQFLRNQIKYDLGIPFLYMKKTEYIILTALIPIFANFIRSYFKFPRGKFVNALDGIYGLFILFYLISNNVILYNKLNSTAVQLGWAAYIVLIFYYLIHKIRIKDRDALLILIGVSIVALSTIFDTMSNRNLFVFPRTVGYAFFFFIISIATILANKFVRLNEQVEELNEHLENKVEERTQELNESLANVNKLKNQQDGDYFLTSLLIRPLFTNNTSSPSLKIDFFSKQKKSILFKEKNYEIGGDISISGHIFIQGEKYTVFVNGDAMGKSIQGAGGALVMGTVFQSLLTRTNRNGGHSRPPESWLKESFLELQSIFESFDGSMYISVVIGLLNESTGALYYINAEHPWPILYRDGSAGFLENELTLRKIGIPGNEENFFVKFFQLKKYDVLILGSDGKDDVLIGSDERGRIVNEDETKFLRTVEESNGDLRGIYENTLKFGELTDDFTLLRLEYLVDPQLKNETPLVEVLEKAKILYKNKSYSSLIEYLNGYKTIFSDREEFFILLGKSYLKLKDFSSASKAFERAANLNPNRLESQYYASYSSKLNKDFQKAEYFGKLAYKLDQSYLNNLINLADIYKNLSQTDEARKFAERALAIDPNHPILLKLTDVF
- the cdaA gene encoding diadenylate cyclase CdaA; translation: MDFLKNISLFQSDKFGIVMILDILIVSFLIYQFYSTIRRTRGVQLLLGIGLIWVLGIFAQTLNFELLDWIIDNIRPALVFAIIVLLQPELRKITGDMARLRLFRPFLLKTATDLDEIVEASKIMAKNKTGSLIAIVREHSLKDIAEQAVQLDAILSTSLLLTIFKKNTALHDGAVIIEQNRIACAGAFLPMATNLDDARMGARHRAALGIAEESDAVIVVTSEETGEISVCHDGEMIHPVKPIELKNLLNTILHEKKAGPGNPNADKRLESEEAGESND
- a CDS encoding MFS transporter: MILFYYLSSILGLLAGNMFNYTAIILSQSISDSDTFSGWVFFFVCFPLLFLSFTAGRLLDKYSRKWLLAAAQISMALGSGFAALSLHLGWISPGKPYLLLVSSVLSGIGLSFVMPGRFAILGDLLEHSKIGKHSVWLNTLVLFGYGLAPLVAGYFKEYFSFKYVFMSIGSAYVLSVFFLVLIPVQMRERNQTSSGPGISELIAYLKNSPLVSQFLLLMGAVVLLVGPVQVLLPKYVKEIMGLGESMRGALLSSLGIGLVIGGGVTFLLHGLKKKGHILFGSALFSCLLFSLIPFLAESLVLTVICFFVFGFMTGVIITLIPAGIQQNTENHIRGRILSLYSLVFLLVPAFSGILSGFFSDRIGIPPTFVWSGFLEMGVLIYLSWRMDQVRNHY
- a CDS encoding HEAT repeat domain-containing protein, with translation MIFMKFKVYSVSMIFNLLIPTIICGAVVFSLTLGCFGPPRPDLLPEIQEEEIPSLEQLVSDLKSQNPRMRSQAILELASRNERKFIPLAREWMRSSEDITRGPAILALGIWKDKSSLSEILNFLDPKSGVDLGTILESIARMEDPQAGNRVASLLNHEDASIRLLAVDTLVRINARQSGKIILASAKSNKDSDKAKTFAMALGKLNIPESEEYLVDLASHSEPGPTLAATYLALGKVQSKKSVPLLVKALQADFDKGRENSSIALIEIKDPKTLSLVLPILEDRDREIRYRAADVLIGVTDPSFSPRILEVLIKGKVLAKAPASHVLGRIKFYKAREEIEKTLLDPNIPDREIIAQSLGYLGDKKSIPVLAKVLKEDQTEAKYGAVWALGAIGSEEVLPYVEEACTSKDQKLAKIASESLGMIASPKSLSLLDKKTEDFPDLAPITLSAITSIQGEESRKILEKYAESENINLHQVAVSQLGAKKDPASVPTLIKLLQENTPSRNRKLIISALKSITGLKFTSKNEWVNWYILNFSKKHP
- the acpS gene encoding holo-ACP synthase, with amino-acid sequence MKITVGNDIVENSRIRGLLDKHGERFLKRVFSETEIAYCSGRKDPVPHLSGRFCVKEAFIKAIEPGHKVILDMREIELFGKEFGKKELVLHGKSKELFLEKGYSGVSVSISHAENYSTAVVVLYKE
- a CDS encoding bactofilin family protein, coding for MSKKAATASKPSRTVTEFGTISTVLGRETHFSGILNFKKPLEISGEFQGEIESEGFLLVSEGAKVRANIKAGTVIVGGEITGNVIATQRLEMLPSGKVNGNIKTAKLQIADGVIFEGNCEMILPNKD
- the dapA gene encoding 4-hydroxy-tetrahydrodipicolinate synthase; protein product: MFQGVFTAIITPFRNGKIDYESYFSLLDKQIQARVSGVVPCGTTGESPTLSHEEHAELIRETVKHVKKRILVVAGTGSNSTREAVELTEVACKDGVDGILQVNPYYNKPTQEGLYLHFKEIADHSSVPVMLYNIPGRTSVNLLPETVLRLSEHPKIRSMKEATGDLGQMSKLISLVGDKMTVLSGDDNLTLPLLSLGGKGVVSVISNLFPESLVKLVESFQKGDIGTAQKIHYDFLELFALAFIETNPIPIKAVMSWNGFCSSEIRLPMTSLSAGPGADRLKKTVSDLLAKGYK
- a CDS encoding tetratricopeptide repeat protein, producing MVTESLKQTLKLYDEGLALYKNRKFKEAWELFKKAVEITPNDGPSKKYIGRCEAFIANPPPEDWDGVFEMKTK